CTGCGAGTTGCTGATCGGCCAGGGCGGTTAGCCCGTAGTTGAGGGTCGTGGCCAGGTGCCAGTCGTGCCAGGCGACGGGTGCAAGGGTCAGCATCGAGGCGTAGACCGTCAGCTGTGCGCCGGTCAGCGCCGCGGCGCCGAGCGCCATGTGTGGGCGCGCGCGCATCGCCGCAAAGAGCAGGGTGGCGGACCCGAAAAGGCTCAGATGCATGGACCAGTAGCCCAGATCGCTCTCGAGCGTGGCCTGATAGGGGCCGGGCGCGTGCCAAACCCAGAACAGCACCGCGAACAGGATCGCGCAGGGCAGGGCGGGCAGGCGCATCCTTGGCAGAGCCGCGGCCAGGATCGGCGCGGCGACGAGCGTCAGCAGGATATGCTGGCCCACGCGGGCCGAGAAAAGCGCAATGGAGGCCGCACAGAGCGGCGAGACGAAAAGCAGGCCGACAAGGCCCCAGGCAAGCCCGAAGCGTGCCTTGTCCTTCAGAAGGACAAATCCGGCGAGCCCGGCCAATGCGAGCCCGGACAACAGGTACGGGTCAAGGGTCCAGCGGCTCCAGAGCTCGGCTGGCATGGGCGGGGCGCCGCAGAAGGGGACGTAGGTGTCCATAGTGTTCTCCTTGTTTTTAGCCCGTACAGCCCGACACGCGCAGAATGGGCCAGACGTTGGCAAGAACCGCCAGGAACGAGATCAGCGCCGACCACCAGGCCGCTTGCGCGAGCGGCAATTCCGGACCGTCGGGCCCGACGCGCCTCATGCCGCGGCCGGACAGGATCAGCAGCACGAGGATCGCAACCGCGATCGTACCGGTCACCAGCGCCGCGACGGCAGCCATGGTATCCGGCCCCAGCAACCCGCGCGGCGAGCAAGCGGCCGAGATCAGCGCATAGATGGCGATGAAATGGATCGCCCACAGCGTAATGGGCGTGGCGATGCGAAAGAGGTTCGTGGTCATTGTGGCGTCCCCGCGAACAGGAAGGCGATGGCGGTGATCAGCGCCATGGTGGCGGTGGCTTTGCCGAAGCTGCCAAGCAGCATGTCGGGCAGGCCCTGACCGGGCTTGGTGGCGCCCACGGCCTTGCGCAGGGCGTTGAACACCGTCCACAAGAGCGCCACGGATATCAGGGCCGTGAGATAGGCGCCGATCGCCCATCCGACGGCGGCGAAAGCCGTGCTCCAGGGGTCGATGGGCAGGAGGGCAAGGCCAAAGCACATGGTTAGCCCGATCAGGCAGGCGGCCAGCAGGATATTGAGGCTTCCGGTCATCCAGAGCGATGCGCGCGCGTGGGCCCGTCCGACCATCCAGCTAAGCGCGAAGACCACGACCGACAGGCCGAGCGCGAGAAGGGCGAAGATGCGCGCGGGCCGCTGGGTCGCCTCGGCAAAGATCGGTTGCGTGTTCCAGAGGTAGAGCCCCGCGAAGAGCAGCGAGAAAAACAGCGCAAAGAGGATCATGATCGTTCCGACGAGACCCACATGCAGGTGACTTTGCTTGTCGATCGCATTGACCGGCAGGCGCAGTCCCTCGATGCCGATGTCTCGGTCGACACCGCTGTCCGAAGGCTCCCATGCCCAGCCGGCGAAGCCGATCAGCGCGATGCCCGCCCCGATCGCGCAGAGCCAGTAGACCGAGGCGAGGGTGGCGCCGAAGAGCAGCGCAAGGCCCAAGGCCGCGATCAGCGGGAACCATGTCGGGTGCGGCAGGCGCAGTATCTGCAGCGGTTCGCCCGTGACGATGTGGCAGCCCAGTGTTTCGCGCCGGTGATCCGGGTAGTCGCGCAGGGCGCCGCGCACCTCTGCGCCGGGCGTCTCGGCCAGTTCCGGTTGATCCCAAAGCGGCTCGCGCGAGGTGATGCGCGGAATGGCGCGGAAGTTGTAGCCGGGCGTGACCGGTTCATAGAGCCATTCCAGCGTGCTTGCGCCCCATGGGTTGCGCCCCGCCCGTGGCCCGACGCGCCGGTGGCGGAAGAAATCCCAGATGAACAGCGCGATCCCGGCGGCCAGAATGAAGGCGCCGATGGTCGACAGCATGTTCAGCCGGTCCCAGCCGATGCCTCCGGGATAGGTCGCGACCCGCCGCGGCATGCCCCGCATCCCCGTCAGGTGCATCATGAAGAAGGCCAGGTTGAAGCCGGAAAACATGAGCCAGAACACCCATTTCCCCAACCGCTCGGACATCATGCGGCCGGTGAAATGCGGCACCCAGTAGTACAGCGCGCCGAACATCGGGAACACCATGCCGCCGATCAGCACGTAATGCAGATGCGCCACCACGAAGTAGCTGTCATGCGCTTGCAGGTTGAATGGCACCGCCGCCACCATGACGCCCGTCATGCCACCCAGGACGAAGATGAACAGAAAGCCCAGTATGAAGTGCATCGGTACGGTCAGGCGCGGCTTGCCCTGGCTGAGCGTGGCGATGAAGCAGAAGATCTGCACGCCGGTGGGCACGGCGACCATGGTCGAGGCGGCGGAGAACAACGACAGCGACAGGATCGGCAGGCCGGTTGCGAACATGTGATGCGCCCAGAGCCCGAAACTTAGGAAGGACATCGTCACCACCGCCGCGACGGCAAAGCCGTAGCCGAAGAGCGGCTTGCCCACGAAAGTCGGCAGCATCGTGGCCACCATGCCGGCCGCCGGCAGGAAGATGATATAGACCTCCGGGTGGCCGAACAGCCAGAACAGGTGCTGCCACAGGAGCGGATCGCCCCCCAAGGTGTGGTCGAAGAACGGCAGACCCAGCAGGCGCTCTGCCTCCAGCAGGATCGAGCCGATGATCAGCGGCGGAAAGGCAATCGCGATCATGAAGGCGGTGGCCAGGAGATACCACATCAGGATCGGCATCTTGGTCAGGCTCATGCCCGGCGCGCGGGAACACAGGATAGCGGCGATGATCTCGACCGCCGCGGTGACGCTTGCGATCTCGGCCAGGGTGATCCCGATCAGCCAGAAATCCGCGCTGAGCCCTTCGGTATAGGCCGAGGTCGACAGCGGCACATACATGAACCACCCGCCATCCGGGGCCGCGTCGAACAGGAAGGACGACAGCACGATGATGCCGCCGAAGAGGTAGCAGTAATAGCCGAAGGCGCCGAGGCGTGGAAACACCAGGTCCCGCGCGCCGATCATCAGCGGGATCAGATAGACGGCGAACCCTTCTAGCATCGGGATCGCGAACAGGAACATCATGATGGTCCCGTGCATGGTGAACAGCTGATTGTAGGTTTCGCTGCTTAGGAAGGTGTTCTCGGGCACCATCAGCTGAAGGCGCACCAGGAGCGCGAAGACCCCGGCGATCAGGAAAAAGATGAACCCGGTGATCAGGAAACGCTTGCCCACCGCCCGGTGGCTGACCGCGGACAGGACGCGAATGCCGGAGGGCTGTTCCCAGATGCCTTCGAAATCCTTGCCCATCTCGCCCTTCGGGGCAACGTCATAGGCGGGCTTGCGTGCCGCCGGCTGCGGGCTGGGCGGCTCGGCGCCCCGTGGCTGGGGGAAGGTGTCGGTCATTGCAGGCTCACGAGGTAAGCGGACAGGTTGCGCAGATCCGGACCGCTGAGGTGGTTGTAGGAGGGCATTTGCGCGCCGGGCTTCATGTCCTGCACATCGGCGATCCAGCCTGCGACGTTGCCCTGGTTCATGCGCCACATGCCCGCGCCGAGGCTGGCGCGCGCGCCCAGACGGGTCAGGTCGGGGCCCAGCCGCCCACCTTCTGCGACCCCGCGGATTTCGTGACAGGCGGCACAGCCGGCGCTCAGGAAAACCTCGCGTCCCTCGGCTTGCGCGGGTCGGGCCACGTCGCGCGCCGCGCCGCGCGTGGTGGCAAGCCACTTGTCGAAGGCCTCGGGGGGCAGGACCGTTACCTCGAATGCCATTTTCGGGTGGGACAACCCGCAGAACTCGGCGCATTGGCCGCGGAACTGGCCGGTTTCGGTCGCGGTTATCGTCAGAGTGTTGGTGCGTCCGGGGATCATGTCCATCTTGCCCGAAATCGAGGGCACCCAGAAGGAATGGATCACATCGTTGGAGTTCAGACGCAGGGTGACCGGGCGACCCTCGGGCAGGATCAATTCATTGGCGTCCCGCAACGGTGTCCCGTCCGGATCGTAGACCACATCCCACCAGAACTGATAGCCGGTCACCTCGATCACCAGTGCGTCGGGTGCGGGCCGCGTCGTCGCCACAAGGGCAGCGGTCGACGCCACCATCACGGTCGAGATTGCTATGAGCGGCGTGATCACGCCGCCGGTCCACACCCACCAATGGCCTGCTGGGCGTTTGCTGTGCCATGCGAACCAGGCGATCGCCATCACGACCACGAACACCGCCCCGAGGCCCACGACCATGCCGATTGTCAGGTCATAGGCGGCGGCGGCACCCAGCCCGCTTGGTTCCAGCGCGGATTGCGAATTCCAGATGTCGAGGGCGCTGCGATCCCCCAAGCTTTCGAGCGCAGCATCTTCGGCTGACGTGTCGAGATCCGGGGCCTCGCCCACGATGTCCCGCACACTGCGCCCGCCAAGAATGTCGAGATCTTCGTCCATCACTCGCCTCGCAACGTGAAGAGGTACGCTGCCATGTCACGTGCCTCGGCTTCGGTCACGCCAAGGTCGGGCATGGCCGTGTTCGGCGCATACGTGGTCGGATTGACAAGCCAGCGGACCAAGCCGCCCGGCTCGTTGGGCAGAACGCCGCCCACATAGGCGCGGTCGGCCAGCCCACCGAGGTCAGGTCCGACCGAGCCATCGGCGCCCGTCACGCCGGGAATGGTGTGGCAGGCACCGCAGCCGTGCAGGATCATGAGCTGCGCGCCGTGCGACGCATCGGCGCCATAGACGTTGCGCGCTGCGGCTTCCCAGTCCGGCTGACCATCGGCCGGGCCGCTGCGAAACCAGGCGGCAAGGTCGCTGAAGGCCGCGGATGTGGTCGTGGCGAGAGCGTGGCCGGGGCTGTTCTCGGGACGCAGGGCTGACCAAGCCATCGCGGCGACCGCAAGGGAGAACAGGGCCAGAACCGTTGCATATGTGGCTGTGGGGCGCATAGGCGGATCACTCGGTGTCGACGGTCATGTCGACGTTGACCGCAACCTCGGCGCCGGCACCGGCGGGCCGGACGCGGGCGTAGTATTCACTGACGGCGCGCATGTCTTCGGACGACATCTTTTCTGCGATAGAAGACATCACGTTCATCGCGTCATTGTCGCGCACGCCCTCTGCCCATAGCTCCAGTTGATGGGTCATGTAATTGGCGTATTGCCCGGCGAGGTAGGGAACGGAGGGCGGGTTGCCCATGCCGCTGGGTCCATGGCAATTCACGCATGCAGGGATGCCCCGCTCGGCTGACCCCACCGCGCCCAATTGTCCGCCCCATTGCAGCAATTCCGGTTCGATATCGCCGATCACGGGGCGGAAGGGGGCATCAATGGCCGCGTAATGGGCCGAGACGGCCTCCATCTCGCGTTCGGTCAGGCGCTGAGCGACGCCCGACATCACCTTGTTGGGCCGCGCGCCGGAGGCGTAGTCGATCAGCTGTTTGTAGAGGTACCATCCCGATTGCCCGGCGATGCGCGGAAAAGCGCCGGACCCGTCGCCCATCCCCTCTGCCCCGTGGCAAGCGATGCACGCCATGCCGGATCCGCCCGCCTCGGCCCCGCCCATGGCGACCAGTCGGCCCAGTTCCAGCAGGTCATCGGTGACCTCTCGCTGAACCTCGACATTGAAAAGCACCCTGTCGTCTTCCAGCCGTGCTTCCAGCGCCTTGATACCGGGGTCGGTCTCATAGTCCTGCGCGTTCAGGGCAAAGACGCCAATACCGACAACGGCGAAAGCGGTTGTGATTACAAAGGGGCTGTTGAGGCGGGGCATGGGTGCAGTCCTTTCTCAGGCGTCCATCAGGGGGCGGGGATTGGGGAGGTAGTCGCGCTTCATGTGCTCAAGCGTCCAATACGCGAGCCCCATGAGCGGACCGGTGGGGTTGTAGCCGAGGTTCTGCGGGAAGAGGCAGGCCCCGAAAACGAAGACGTTGTGGTGGTCCCACATCTGACCGTAGCGGTTGACGACCGAGGTTTCAGGGTCGGTGCCGATGACCGCGCCGCCGACGTTGTGCGTCGTCTGGTAGGGGACGATGGAGTAGTTCTTGCCCTCGGCTGCGAGGTTCACGGAGCTGACGGAGGTGACATTGTCCATCTCCTGCGCGATTTCGACCGCGCGGTTCATCACGTAATCCGACATGCGCCGGTCGGTGTCGGGGAAGTTGAAGGTCATCCGCAGAAGCGGGCGCCCATAGGCATCGGTCCAGGTCGGGTCGAGGTCGAGGTAGTTCTCGGGTGTCGACACACTGGAGCCGTGGATCACCAGGTCCGCATGTCGCGTGTAGTTCTCGCGCACCGCGGCCTTCCACTCGGCACCCCAGGGGGGCGTGCCTTCGGGCACGGGCTGGTAGCTGATCGGGCGGCCGTGATACTGTTTGCAGGCAATATAGCCGCCGCCGACGAAGCCCAGGTCGGAATGATCGAAGTTATCGCCGTTGAAATCGTCGACAACGATACCGAGCGCGCCCGCCCCCATGAACGGGTCGGTCTGCACGGTCTCGTCAAAGAACGCGTCGACCGCGGCGATGGTCTGATAGCTGTAGTTGCGCCCGACCGTGCCCTGCCGCGTTTCGGGATCGTAGGGCGTGCCCAGGCCCGACACCAGCATCAGGTGCACGTTCCACAAACTGTAGGCGTTCAGGCAGACCGTATCGGCAGGTTGAAATACCTCTACCCCGTCCTCGTCGAGGTAGATGACCCCGGTGGCGGTCTGACCGTCCTGTGATTTGGTGACGCGCAGGACCTGCGCATCGAAGCGGATCTCGAAATTCTCGTGATCCTTGATCCGGTCATAGACGCAGATGATCGGGTCGGCCTTGGCGAAATAGCCGCAACCGAACCGCTCGCAAAAGCCGCAGTAGGTGCAGGGATGCAGCTGCGCGCCGTAAGGATTTTCATAGGCTTGGGTCACGTTGGCCGAGGGCATCGGAAAAGGGTTCAGACCCATCCGCTCGGCGGCGCGACCGAACTTGGTGTTCGAAATGGGTTGTTTCATCGCCGGGTTGGGGTAGCCGTCGCTGCGCGGCCCCTCGAAAGGGTTGCCGCCTACCTGACGCTCGCCGCGCAGGTTACCAGCGGCCCCGGCAGCGCCGCAGATCTTCTCGAAGAAATCGAGATGCGGTTCCAGCTCGTCATAGGTGACACCCCAGTCCTGGATGCTCAGTTCGTCGGGGATGAATTGGCTGCCGTAGCGGTCCTCGTAATGGCTGCGCATTTCCAAGTCCGAAGGCAGGGGGCGCCAGATCTGGCCGTTCCAGTGGATGCCCGCGCCGCCCAGCCCAGTGCCGGGCAGGAAAGATCCCAGCCGCCGCATCGGGAGCGCGCGTTGATCGCGTGAGTTGCGGAAGGTCAGGGTCTCTTTCTTGACGTCCTGCATGTGGCCGTAGCGCAGGGCATATTTCAGCTCGTCATGCTCCTCCGGACTGCCGAAGGACGTGGCATCGTGGCGGTGGTGCCCGCGTTCCAGCACGACGCAGCGTTGGCCGGCATGGGCCAACTCGTAAGCGGCGGTCAGGCCGGTCCAGCCGCCGCCCACGATCACGACATCGGTTTTGGGTAAACGACGCTCAGCCATCGGCGCGGCCCCCCTGCGGAATGGGCCGCGGCGGGGTCGATCGGCCATTTGGTTGGTGCGCAATGCCCATGGGCGGTGGTGGCGTGGAGATCGAGGCGTCATCCACGCGCTCGGTGTAATAGGCATGCGCCCCGGGAAAGCCGACCATCCGCCAGCCAGCATAATCGTAATTCCCCAGATATATCGGGTCGGCGAAATAGCCTTCGTTGGTGAGGCTGTGGAGCAGCGTGAAGAAATCGGTGGCCGGGGTGCCGCCGCCGATGGGTTGCGTGCGCTCGGATAGCGCCCGGATCGCATCGGCGCGGCCAGTCTCGTCAAGATCGAAGAGCGCGGGGCCCTCGGCGATGTGGGCGTCAATGCCGCCCAGAAGAAGCTCGGCGGGCGTCATGTCGAGTTGCCAGCCTTGCTCGGGCGTGCCTGCGGGGAAGGGGCCTTGCAGGTAGAGACCCGCGCCCTGGCCGTAATCCGTGGCCATCTGCAGGTCTATGAAGTCAACAACCCCGGCCTGACTGGCACTCGGGTAGTCGTCTTCGGGGATGAACACATCGCATGCGGCGGCGAGCCAGCGGGCTTGCGTGTCCGTCAGGATCGCCCATGGCCGGGCGTCTGCCTGGGCGAAGGCGTGGCGCGGCGCGCTGGTCAGACCGATCGCGGCTGCGACACCGCTGGCCCCGGCAGATTGCAAGATTGCACGACGTGAAAAGATGTGTGTCATGGAACGCCCCGTTGGCATTTGTTGCAGGGGCAACGCCAAAAATTACGGCTCGGTTCCCGAAAAAACCCGATCTGCGATCAATTCGTTTCGGTGTCAGATGCATGATCGCTGTCGCCGCCAGCCGCACGGATCTCGCCCAGCTTCAAGACACGGATGACCAGCAAGGCGAGCAAGGTGGTCGCGACCGCCATCATCCAAAACCCGAATCCGACGCTGAGCCCGATGGCGGCGGCCAGCCAGAGGCTGGTGCCCGTGGTAATGCCCCGCACCTTGCCCTGGCTGAAAACGATCATCCCGGCGGCAAGGAAAGCGACACCGTTGGTGACCGCGTTGACAAGGCGCAAGGGATCGCTCGACACCCGGTCGCTGTAGCTGTCCATATTGGCCAGAACTTCCAGCATGATGAGGCAGTAGAGCGCTGCCGCCAGCCCGACGAGCATATGGGTGCGCAGGCCCGCCGGGCGGCTCTTGGTCTCCCGTTCCAAGCCGATCAGACCGCACAAGACCAGCGCCCCGGCAAGCCGCAGCAGCACGACCTGCCAGGGGAGGGTGGTCAATGCAGTCAGCTCCTGGATGATCGGACCCACGTTGGCTAGCCTTTCTCCAACAGCCACCAGGCAGCGCTGCGGGGCGGAAGGTTGCTGCCCGGCGCGGGGGGCTTGGTCTGCAAGATCCGTTTTGCACCCTGTCTGGGTGCGAGGTCTTGTGGCGCGCCGGACATGTTGGCGGCCACCTGCACAACGAGCGTCCCAACGCGCAGCCGGAACCGAATGCAGGCATCAGGCGCGTCTTCGAGTTCCATCGTGGCCTCGGCAAGCCCCAGGTCACGCCGCCGGGCAAGTGCATCGCGGTAAAAGGCGAGAACCGAGGCCGGGTCGGCCTCCTGCTGTGCCACGCCGCCCTGTTCCGCCCGCGCCATAGGTAGCCACGGCACCGCTTTGCTGAAGCCGCATGCGGGCTGCGTGTCGTCCCAGGCCATGGGCGCGCGGGCGCCGTTGCGACCCACCGAGTCGGGCCAATACATCAGGTCATAAGGATCGGTCAGCTCGACCTTTTCGAGCTCTGCCTGTGGCTGCCCCAGTTCCTCGCCCTGAAACAGCAAGAGGGGGCCGGGCAGCGCGCAAAGGAACGCTGCGAGCATCTTCGCATCCGCTGCCCCGCCATCGCCGAAGGACGAGACCGCGCGTTTCTGGTCATGGCTGTTGAGCCACCAGGTCCATCCTTCAGCATCCTCCAGCCGGGTGAGAAGGTCGCGCAGTACCTCCGTGCTGGGCCCGCGTTCCGGCAAGTCGATCGCATAGCCGGCGTCAAGTCGATCGGGGCCGGTGAACTTGCACGTGACTTCGACCGAACGGGGGCCGTTGTTGATCTCCCCCAGAAGGTAGGCGTCGGGGCCTGCCATCTCGCGCAGGGTTTCCGCGAAGGCAGCGCATTCGTTGGGCAGCACGTCGTGAATATGCTCCTGGAAGGTATATGGATTGTTGGATGGCCCGGGGATCAGAGCCGCTTCGGCCTCGGCCGCGGGGGGATTGTCGCGAAACCCGGGGTCATAGAAAAAGCTCGTTACCGCGTCATAGCGGAAGCCATCGACGCCACGGTCGCGCCAGAACCGCGTGATCCGGTTCAGCCGTTCGTGCACGCGGTCGTTGTAATGGTTCAGGCAGGGCTGACAGGGCAGAAACTTGTGCAGGCAGTATTGCGCACGTTGCGGGTGCCAGCGCCAAGCGGCCTCTCCGAAAAACGACAGCCAGTTCGAGGGCGGGCTGCCGTCCTTGCACGGGTCCGCCCAGATGTAGACATCCTCGAAGCCTTCTTCACGGGCCAGCGATTTTGCGAACCAGTCATGGGTGTCCGACGTGTGGTTGAGCACCAGATCGATCATCACACGCAGGTCCAGATCATGGGCCCGCGCCACCAGCGCATCGAAATCGTCGAGGGTGCCGAACCGCCGGTCGACGGCGCAATGATCGGCAATGTCATACCCCCCGTCGCAGAACGGCGAGGGATAGAAGGGCGAAAGCCAGATGCCGTCCACCCCGAGGCCGGCAATGTAATCGAGCTGCCGGGTCACCCCCGGCAGATCGCCTTCCCCCGTCCCGGTCGTGTCAAGGAACGACCGGGGGTAGACCTGATAAATGACGGGGTTTTCGGGCCACGGCCCGCGTCGCGGCATGTTCAACTGCCCACGATCATGCCGCCGTTGGGGTGCAGGGTCTGGCCCGTGAAATACGACCCGTCACTGCTGGCGAGAAACAGGTAGGAGGTCGCGACCTCCCAAGGCTGTCCCGGTCTCTGCATGGGTACTTGCGAGCCGAAACCTTCGACCTTTTCGGCCGGCATGGTGCCGGGGATGAATGGCGTCCAGATCGGGCCAGGCGCCACGCAGTTGACCCGGATGCCCTTGCTCACCAATTGCGATGCGATGGAGCGACTGAAGGCCGTGATCGCGCCGCGGGTGGACGAATAGCTGATCAACGCGGCGTTGCCCTTGAAGGCGTTGACGCTGGCGGTGTTGATAATGGTGCCGCCCTCGGGCAGGTGGTCCGCCGCCGCCTGGGTGCAAAAGAAATACCCCATGACGTTGCTGTCGAAAGTCCGGCGCAGATGATCCTCGGTAATGTCATCGAGTTCGGTCTCCAGCCATTGCTGGGCAGCATTGTTCACGAGAATGTCGATGCCGCCCATCTTTTCGGCCAGCTCTCGGACAGCATCGAAAGCCTGTGCGCGGTCGCCGATATCAGCCTGCACGGCGTGGCCCGTGGCTCCTTCGTTCTCGATCAGGCGGACGGTCTCTTTTGCGTCGCGGTCCTCATCGAGGTAGATGATTCCGACCTCGGCGCCTTCACGCGCGAAGAGGACCGAAACGTCCCGTCCGATGCCGCTGTCGCCGCCGGTAATAATGGCGCGTTTGCCCTCGAGCTTGCCGACGCCGGGGTGGCGCGGCATGTAGTCGGGGGGCGGATCCATCTTGTATTCATGGGCAGGCATCGCGTCTTGCGATTGTGCGGGAATGTCGGTGTGCTTGGACATGGGATAAGTCCTTTCGGAGAAGTGTTTCGGAAAAGGCTCAGCGCCTCGGTAGCAACCGCGACAGCACGGCGGTGCCAACGATCAGGCCGCCGAACACGGCGAGCCGGGCCAGATCGGCATCTACGATCAGGCCGCTGGCTTTTGCCCTTTCGCCATAGCTGCTGTGCGCGCTGGCTGGGATGCTGTCGACCGGGCCGTGCAGGTTGTCATCCGAGGTTCCCTGCGCGTCGCGGTCGGATTTCTGCATTTCTGCGCCGCTGGTGGACATTTTCTTGTCGAGGTAGTCCGGCAAGAGCATGTTGCCGAAGACCAGTTGCAGAACGGAGGCCCCGACAAACAACTCGCGCGACCCTTTGTGGACGGCCCTCATTACCGCATCGGCGGCCACCTCGGGCTGATAGATCGGCGGCGCGGGTTGCGGCTTGGTCTCCAACCTGTTGCGGGCCCAGTCGAATTGCGGCGTGTTGAGGGCGGGCAGTTGCACGAGGCTCATGGTGATCCCGGCATTCTTGCGGATCAGTTCGGACCGCACTGAGGCGACGAAGCCGTTGATCGCATGTTTCGAGGCGCAGTAAGCCGATTGGAACGGCACCGCCCGGTACCCCAGTCCCGAGCCCAAGGTCACGATCTGACCCCGCCCGCGCGGCTCCATCTGCGCCAGTGCGGCGCGCGTGCCGTTTACGACACCCATGAAAGTGGTGTCGACGATGGCGCGGAATTCGTCATCCTTCATCTCGGTGAAGGGCGAAAAACTGGTCAGCATCGCGCAGTTGATCCACAGGTCGATCGGCCCGAGCCCTTCCTCGATCAAGGTGGCGGCGCGGGACACCTGGGCGGCGTCGCTGACATCGCAGGGCAGGGTCATGACCTGTGGGCCGTAGGTTTCCTCCATCTCGGCCAGCCGGTCCTCGCCCCTTGCCAGCACGCCGACCTTGTAGCCTTCGGCAATCAGTTTCTCGACGGTGGCCCGACCGACGCCGGCGCTACCGCCCGCGACGACGGCGATTTTCGACTGTGTCATCTGAAGCTCCTGTGGCTGCTTGCGGGGTCAACGGTTCCGGGCCACCGTGGGTTCCCGCGGTCATGTGCGTTGGGGGGTGCCGGTCTGCATGCGGGCCCTGCCTGCGGCGAAAAGCGAGGCATAGGCGGGGACCAACAGCATCAAAAGGACGGAGGAGAACAGGATGCCGAAGCCGAGCGAGACGGCCGTGGGGATCAGGAACTGCGCCTGCACCGATGTTTCCAGGATCAGCGGCGTGACCCCGAGAAAGGTGGTCAGTGTCGTCAACGTGATGGGTCGGAACCGCCGCAGCGTGGCGCGCCGGATGGCCTCGTTCGGGTCGGTGCCCCTGGCCTCCTCGGCGAGTATGAAATCCACGATCAGAAGGGCCCCATTTACCACCACGCCCGACAGGCCGATGATGCCGAACATGCTCAGCAAGGTCAGGTTCATGCCCAGGGCCGCATGGGCCAACACCGCGCCCACGAAACCGAATGGCAGAACCAGCAGAACAATCAGGGGCCGGAGGTAACTGCCGAAGGCAAGGGCCAGCACCGCGTAGATACCGAACAGGGCCAGTCCGAAATTCTGTGTCAGCGAATTGGAAAAGCGGCCCGCCTCTTCCTGCTCGCCGCCGGCGGTGACTTCGAGGCCGGGGAAATCCGCTCGCAGGTCTGGCACGATCTGCGAAAGAACCCATTCGGTCTCGGCCCCGCCGGTTGTAAGGCCAGTGTTCACATCCGCCATGATCGTCGTGACTGTGCGCCCGTCTGCACGGGTGATCGAGGTTGCGGCGGGCTTCTGGTCGATCTCAACCAGCCGTTCGAGCGGGATATCGCCCTCGGGGCCGGGGATGGTCAGGCGTCGCAAGTCGGCGACGGCATCGCGATCTTCCAGCGCAAGGCGCAGGCGGATATCGACCTCTTCGCGGTTCCGGGCGAATTGGTCGATGGTGACCCCGTAGAAAGCGGCGCGCAACTCGCGCGCGATGGCGGTCTCGCTGATCCCGAAGGTCGCGGCATCGGCGCGGGGGGTGATGACCAGCTCCTGCGCGGTGCTGGCGCTGTCGTCGCGCAGATCACGGACGCCTTCGCGCCCGCGCAGGGCTTGGGTGATGCGGTCCACCGCTGCTTGCCGGGCGCTATCGTCCTCGGCGGCGACCTTAAGTGCGATCGGTGCACCGACGCCGACAAGACTGGACGAGAACAGCAATTCTCGCGCTCCCGCCACCTCGCCCACCTGCTCGCGCCAGGCGTCGGTGAAGGCCGCGGCTGTGATATCGCGCGTCGCGGCATCGGCCAGTTGGGCCGAGATGTTTGCGGTGCTGCCAGAGCTTGTGCCGCCCTGACCAGGCCCGCCGCCGGTGGAAAAGCCAATCGTGATGCCCGTGCGCTCCAGTACGTCCGCCCCGAGGGTGTCGGCGGCGTCGCGGGCGGCGCCCGCGATGTCGAGCGCCCGTTGCA
This genomic interval from Dinoroseobacter shibae DFL 12 = DSM 16493 contains the following:
- the coxB gene encoding cytochrome c oxidase subunit II translates to MDEDLDILGGRSVRDIVGEAPDLDTSAEDAALESLGDRSALDIWNSQSALEPSGLGAAAAYDLTIGMVVGLGAVFVVVMAIAWFAWHSKRPAGHWWVWTGGVITPLIAISTVMVASTAALVATTRPAPDALVIEVTGYQFWWDVVYDPDGTPLRDANELILPEGRPVTLRLNSNDVIHSFWVPSISGKMDMIPGRTNTLTITATETGQFRGQCAEFCGLSHPKMAFEVTVLPPEAFDKWLATTRGAARDVARPAQAEGREVFLSAGCAACHEIRGVAEGGRLGPDLTRLGARASLGAGMWRMNQGNVAGWIADVQDMKPGAQMPSYNHLSGPDLRNLSAYLVSLQ
- the ctaD gene encoding cytochrome c oxidase subunit I — encoded protein: MTDTFPQPRGAEPPSPQPAARKPAYDVAPKGEMGKDFEGIWEQPSGIRVLSAVSHRAVGKRFLITGFIFFLIAGVFALLVRLQLMVPENTFLSSETYNQLFTMHGTIMMFLFAIPMLEGFAVYLIPLMIGARDLVFPRLGAFGYYCYLFGGIIVLSSFLFDAAPDGGWFMYVPLSTSAYTEGLSADFWLIGITLAEIASVTAAVEIIAAILCSRAPGMSLTKMPILMWYLLATAFMIAIAFPPLIIGSILLEAERLLGLPFFDHTLGGDPLLWQHLFWLFGHPEVYIIFLPAAGMVATMLPTFVGKPLFGYGFAVAAVVTMSFLSFGLWAHHMFATGLPILSLSLFSAASTMVAVPTGVQIFCFIATLSQGKPRLTVPMHFILGFLFIFVLGGMTGVMVAAVPFNLQAHDSYFVVAHLHYVLIGGMVFPMFGALYYWVPHFTGRMMSERLGKWVFWLMFSGFNLAFFMMHLTGMRGMPRRVATYPGGIGWDRLNMLSTIGAFILAAGIALFIWDFFRHRRVGPRAGRNPWGASTLEWLYEPVTPGYNFRAIPRITSREPLWDQPELAETPGAEVRGALRDYPDHRRETLGCHIVTGEPLQILRLPHPTWFPLIAALGLALLFGATLASVYWLCAIGAGIALIGFAGWAWEPSDSGVDRDIGIEGLRLPVNAIDKQSHLHVGLVGTIMILFALFFSLLFAGLYLWNTQPIFAEATQRPARIFALLALGLSVVVFALSWMVGRAHARASLWMTGSLNILLAACLIGLTMCFGLALLPIDPWSTAFAAVGWAIGAYLTALISVALLWTVFNALRKAVGATKPGQGLPDMLLGSFGKATATMALITAIAFLFAGTPQ
- a CDS encoding c-type cytochrome codes for the protein MAWSALRPENSPGHALATTTSAAFSDLAAWFRSGPADGQPDWEAAARNVYGADASHGAQLMILHGCGACHTIPGVTGADGSVGPDLGGLADRAYVGGVLPNEPGGLVRWLVNPTTYAPNTAMPDLGVTEAEARDMAAYLFTLRGE
- a CDS encoding cytochrome c oxidase assembly protein, producing MDTYVPFCGAPPMPAELWSRWTLDPYLLSGLALAGLAGFVLLKDKARFGLAWGLVGLLFVSPLCAASIALFSARVGQHILLTLVAAPILAAALPRMRLPALPCAILFAVLFWVWHAPGPYQATLESDLGYWSMHLSLFGSATLLFAAMRARPHMALGAAALTGAQLTVYASMLTLAPVAWHDWHLATTLNYGLTALADQQLAGALMWVAGGALFLTSIASLALRFFKETPSGPAPTQTR
- a CDS encoding c-type cytochrome, translating into MPRLNSPFVITTAFAVVGIGVFALNAQDYETDPGIKALEARLEDDRVLFNVEVQREVTDDLLELGRLVAMGGAEAGGSGMACIACHGAEGMGDGSGAFPRIAGQSGWYLYKQLIDYASGARPNKVMSGVAQRLTEREMEAVSAHYAAIDAPFRPVIGDIEPELLQWGGQLGAVGSAERGIPACVNCHGPSGMGNPPSVPYLAGQYANYMTHQLELWAEGVRDNDAMNVMSSIAEKMSSEDMRAVSEYYARVRPAGAGAEVAVNVDMTVDTE